The following proteins come from a genomic window of Campylobacter concisus:
- a CDS encoding MetQ/NlpA family ABC transporter substrate-binding protein: MKFIKLLTASLVALSLHAADKDHTIVVGVSPVPHAEILEFVKPKLKDKGYDLVISEISDYSIPNVATEDGSLDANFFQHLPYLEEQNKARGLHLVSVANVHVEPLGFYSKKIKNIKDLKDGAKVAIAYDPSNGNRALRILEKAGLIEIDKNVKVATINDITKNSKNLQFVELEGAQIPRTLDDVDIAAISTNFVLDLGISVAKDALLLEDANSPYANIIVTKAGNENNPKIKALIDAVLSPDTKNFIITRYKGEVIPAF; the protein is encoded by the coding sequence ATGAAATTTATCAAACTTTTAACCGCATCTTTAGTTGCTCTAAGCCTTCACGCAGCCGACAAGGACCACACTATCGTAGTCGGCGTCTCACCAGTACCACACGCTGAAATTTTAGAATTTGTAAAGCCAAAGCTAAAAGATAAAGGCTATGACCTTGTTATCTCTGAAATTTCAGACTACTCTATCCCAAATGTCGCAACAGAAGATGGCAGTTTGGATGCAAATTTCTTTCAGCATTTACCATATCTTGAAGAGCAAAACAAGGCTAGAGGCTTGCATCTTGTAAGCGTTGCAAATGTTCATGTCGAGCCACTTGGCTTTTACTCTAAAAAGATAAAAAATATAAAAGATCTAAAAGATGGCGCAAAAGTGGCGATCGCTTATGATCCGTCAAATGGCAATAGAGCGCTTAGAATTTTAGAAAAGGCTGGTCTTATTGAGATCGATAAAAACGTAAAAGTTGCAACTATAAATGACATAACTAAAAATTCTAAAAATTTACAGTTTGTAGAGCTTGAGGGTGCTCAGATACCAAGAACGCTTGATGATGTCGATATCGCTGCCATTAGTACAAATTTCGTCCTTGATCTTGGTATAAGCGTGGCAAAAGACGCGCTTTTACTTGAAGACGCCAACAGTCCTTACGCTAACATCATCGTCACAAAGGCTGGCAACGAAAATAACCCTAAAATCAAAGCTTTGATTGATGCGGTACTTAGCCCTGATACTAAAAATTTCATCATTACTCGCTATAAAGGCGAAGTCATACCTGCATTTTAA
- a CDS encoding MetQ/NlpA family ABC transporter substrate-binding protein has translation MKKLLLTSLVALGLSVSANAADKSKTIIVGATPIPHAEILEVVKPILAKDGYTLEIKEFNDYTTPNLATEDGDLDANFFQHLPYLDEFNKNKGTHLIKTVGVHLEPMGVYSKKIKDIKDLKDGSTVSIPNDPTNESRALDILANAGLIKLKDNPLKTPLDIVDNPKKLKFEEIEAAQVPRTLDDVTIAVINTNYALNANLNPVRDALVLESKNSPYVNYVVVKSGNENSPKIKALDKAINSSEVKKFIEIKYNGAILPAF, from the coding sequence ATGAAAAAACTACTTCTTACCTCTTTAGTTGCTCTTGGTCTTAGTGTAAGTGCAAATGCAGCTGATAAATCAAAAACAATAATCGTTGGTGCTACACCTATCCCACACGCTGAAATTTTAGAGGTGGTAAAGCCTATTTTGGCAAAAGATGGCTATACGCTTGAGATTAAAGAATTTAACGACTACACCACGCCAAATCTTGCAACAGAAGATGGCGATTTAGATGCAAATTTCTTTCAACACCTTCCATATTTGGACGAATTTAACAAAAACAAAGGCACTCATCTTATAAAAACAGTTGGCGTTCATCTTGAGCCAATGGGAGTTTATTCTAAAAAGATAAAAGACATCAAAGATCTAAAAGATGGTTCGACCGTATCTATCCCAAATGATCCGACAAATGAAAGCCGTGCTTTAGATATCCTTGCAAATGCTGGACTTATTAAGCTAAAAGACAATCCACTAAAAACTCCGCTTGATATAGTTGATAACCCTAAAAAGCTTAAATTTGAAGAGATCGAGGCTGCTCAAGTACCAAGAACACTTGATGACGTTACTATCGCAGTTATTAACACAAACTACGCTCTAAATGCTAATCTCAATCCGGTAAGAGATGCACTTGTACTTGAAAGCAAAAATAGCCCATATGTAAACTATGTTGTAGTAAAGTCTGGCAATGAAAATAGCCCTAAAATAAAGGCTCTTGATAAGGCTATAAACTCATCAGAAGTTAAGAAATTTATCGAGATCAAATACAACGGCGCTATTCTTCCAGCATTTTAA
- a CDS encoding methionine ABC transporter permease: MFGIDFSKFPDVFSRILLPAIGETLYMSIVSTLLAFAIGLIPAVLLILSDKDGLKPNKQLYFVLDIVINVLRSFPFIILIIVLFPVTKMIVGTSIGTTAAIVPLTIGAAPFVARLIENALKEVDKGIIEAAQSFGSSKFQIIFRVMFVEALPGIISAFTLTLIVNIGFSAMAGAVGGGGLGSVAINYGYQRFRPDIMLYTVVILIIMVQIFQVLGNYLYKVSKK, from the coding sequence ATGTTTGGTATTGACTTTTCTAAATTTCCAGATGTTTTTTCTAGAATACTTTTGCCAGCTATCGGCGAAACGCTATATATGAGCATAGTCTCCACCCTACTCGCCTTTGCTATAGGCCTCATACCTGCGGTTTTGCTCATCCTTTCAGACAAAGACGGACTAAAGCCAAACAAGCAGCTTTATTTCGTGCTTGATATCGTTATAAACGTGCTTAGAAGCTTTCCATTTATTATCCTCATTATTGTGCTCTTTCCAGTTACAAAAATGATCGTAGGCACAAGTATCGGTACTACGGCTGCGATCGTTCCGCTAACTATTGGCGCGGCTCCGTTTGTAGCAAGGCTCATTGAAAATGCACTAAAAGAGGTTGATAAAGGCATAATTGAAGCTGCTCAAAGCTTTGGAAGCTCGAAATTTCAGATCATATTTCGCGTCATGTTTGTAGAAGCACTTCCTGGCATTATCTCGGCATTTACGCTAACGCTTATTGTAAATATCGGCTTTTCAGCGATGGCTGGTGCGGTTGGCGGTGGTGGACTAGGATCTGTCGCTATAAACTACGGATATCAAAGATTTCGCCCAGATATCATGCTTTACACCGTGGTTATTCTTATCATTATGGTTCAAATTTTTCAAGTTTTAGGTAACTACTTATATAAAGTTTCTAAAAAATAG
- a CDS encoding methionine ABC transporter ATP-binding protein, whose translation MIKIEKLSKFYGDTQILFDINLEVKKGEIFAIVGHSGAGKSTLLRCINGLESYQGGSLKVFDKEIKNLDETQQRHLRRDVGMIFQHFALMARKNVFENVATPLKFWGYKSDETEKRVRELLNLVGLESKAKSYPSELSGGQKQRVAIARALALNPKILLSDEATSALDPNTTNQILELLEKINKELDISVVIVTHEMEVVKSIAKRAILLEGGKIIGSGSIEELFLKPDEKMKEFLGEVEILPSTGTNIRLFFPKEVAQNSVITHMARSLNIDFNIVWGKLEKLNENVLGSLVINIDEKDKENVLNYIKQSGVLWEVA comes from the coding sequence GTGATAAAAATAGAGAAATTAAGCAAGTTTTATGGTGATACGCAAATCCTTTTTGATATAAATTTAGAGGTTAAAAAGGGTGAAATTTTTGCTATCGTGGGACATAGCGGTGCTGGTAAATCAACGCTTTTAAGGTGCATAAACGGGCTTGAAAGCTATCAAGGTGGCAGCTTAAAAGTCTTTGATAAAGAGATAAAAAATTTAGACGAGACGCAGCAGAGACATTTAAGGCGAGATGTTGGGATGATATTTCAGCATTTTGCATTAATGGCTAGAAAAAATGTCTTTGAAAACGTTGCTACTCCGCTTAAATTTTGGGGTTATAAAAGCGATGAAACCGAAAAAAGAGTGAGAGAGCTTTTAAATTTAGTCGGCCTTGAAAGCAAGGCAAAAAGCTATCCAAGCGAGCTAAGCGGTGGTCAAAAACAGCGTGTCGCGATCGCTAGAGCGCTTGCTTTAAATCCTAAAATTTTACTAAGCGACGAAGCGACTTCAGCTCTTGATCCAAACACGACAAATCAAATTTTAGAGCTGCTTGAAAAAATAAACAAAGAGCTAGATATCAGCGTCGTAATCGTCACGCACGAGATGGAGGTTGTAAAATCTATCGCAAAACGTGCGATACTGCTTGAAGGCGGCAAGATCATAGGTTCTGGAAGCATTGAAGAGCTATTTTTAAAGCCAGATGAGAAGATGAAAGAGTTTTTGGGTGAGGTTGAAATTCTGCCAAGTACCGGCACGAATATCAGGCTATTTTTCCCAAAAGAAGTGGCTCAAAATAGCGTGATCACACATATGGCTAGAAGCCTAAATATCGACTTTAACATAGTCTGGGGTAAGCTTGAGAAGCTAAACGAAAATGTTCTTGGCTCGCTTGTCATAAACATAGATGAAAAAGATAAAGAAAACGTGCTTAACTACATCAAGCAAAGTGGCGTTTTATGGGAGGTTGCTTGA
- a CDS encoding valine--tRNA ligase translates to MAEFYNAKEIEDKFYKIWEERGYFEIDANKDIQKDGRKFCIMMPPPNVTGSLHIGHALTFTLQDIMTRYKRMDGYKTLWQPGLDHAGIATQNVVEKQLLAQGVKKEDLGREKFVEKVWEWKEKSGGMIVHQMRKLGITPAWSRQRFTMDEGLRKAVKKAFVNLYDKGLIVQKNYMINWCTHDGALSDIEVEHKENKGKLYHLRYYFADKPSEFVVVATTRPETYFGDTAVMVNPNDERYKNLIGKKVVLPIINREIEIIADEHVDMEFGTGLVKVTPAHDQNDYEVGKRHDLEFITVFDEKGILNDKCDKFAGLERLEARDIVVADLEKLGNVEKIEDYENQVGYCYRCKNVVEPYISKQWFVKKEIADEAIQKVSEGLAKFYPPHWINSFNAWMRELRDWCISRQLWWGHQIPVFYCDDCGHMWADEGEPCECKKCKSKNIHQDPDVLDTWFSSGLWPFSTLGWGNENELKNEKWFEGDLAEFYPNNLLITGFDILFFWVARMMFQGENALGKLPFDDIYLHALVKDEFGRKMSKSLGNVIDPLDSINEYSADILRFTLTLLAVQGRDIKLSDAKMKQVRNFTNKLYNASKYLMLNESKFPNLEDIKLQTKLGIYMNSRFNECVREVRENIDAYRFNDAANTLYKFLWDEFCDWGIELSKADKASVKELGSIFKEAMKLLNPFMPFLSEYLFQELSGTQLENAKSIMVTSYPEIKERNLEVEKKFELVIEAIVAIRRAKATIDLGNSKIAKAFVKFNEKIDLDEVKEYIKLLAKCEEIGFVGEKIENSIRDVSENLEAFVPLEGLDMSGIITRLKSQKTKLEKEIAKLSGMLNNQNFVANAPKEVIETNKEALQSAEAKFKKVCEELEALGEK, encoded by the coding sequence GTGGCAGAATTTTACAATGCAAAAGAGATAGAAGATAAATTTTATAAAATTTGGGAAGAACGCGGATACTTTGAGATAGACGCAAATAAAGATATCCAAAAAGATGGACGTAAATTTTGCATTATGATGCCACCTCCAAACGTGACTGGCTCGCTTCACATCGGACACGCCCTAACCTTCACACTTCAAGATATCATGACTCGTTACAAGAGGATGGACGGCTACAAGACACTTTGGCAGCCAGGACTTGACCACGCCGGCATCGCTACTCAAAACGTCGTTGAAAAGCAGCTCCTAGCACAAGGCGTCAAAAAAGAAGATCTCGGACGTGAAAAATTTGTAGAAAAAGTGTGGGAGTGGAAGGAGAAAAGCGGCGGCATGATCGTCCATCAGATGCGCAAGCTTGGCATCACTCCGGCTTGGTCTCGCCAGAGATTTACCATGGATGAGGGCCTAAGAAAAGCTGTAAAAAAAGCCTTTGTAAATTTATACGACAAAGGACTGATCGTTCAGAAAAACTACATGATAAACTGGTGTACACACGATGGCGCACTCTCTGACATCGAGGTCGAGCACAAAGAAAATAAAGGCAAGCTTTATCATTTGAGATACTACTTTGCAGACAAGCCAAGCGAATTTGTTGTTGTGGCTACGACTAGACCAGAAACATATTTTGGCGACACCGCTGTAATGGTAAATCCAAACGACGAGCGCTATAAAAATTTAATCGGCAAAAAAGTGGTGCTACCTATCATAAATAGAGAGATCGAGATCATCGCAGATGAGCATGTCGATATGGAGTTTGGAACAGGCCTTGTTAAGGTCACACCTGCGCATGATCAAAATGACTACGAGGTTGGCAAAAGGCACGACCTTGAGTTTATTACCGTATTTGATGAAAAGGGCATTTTAAACGACAAGTGCGATAAATTTGCAGGTCTTGAAAGGCTTGAGGCTAGAGATATCGTCGTGGCCGATCTTGAAAAACTTGGCAATGTCGAAAAGATCGAGGACTATGAAAACCAAGTAGGATACTGCTATCGCTGCAAAAACGTCGTCGAGCCATACATCTCAAAGCAGTGGTTTGTCAAAAAAGAGATCGCAGATGAGGCGATACAAAAGGTCTCAGAGGGTCTTGCTAAATTTTATCCACCGCACTGGATAAACAGCTTTAACGCATGGATGAGAGAACTAAGAGACTGGTGTATCTCACGTCAGCTTTGGTGGGGACATCAAATTCCAGTATTTTACTGCGATGATTGCGGTCATATGTGGGCTGACGAGGGTGAGCCGTGCGAGTGCAAAAAGTGTAAAAGTAAAAACATCCACCAAGACCCAGACGTGCTAGATACGTGGTTTAGCTCTGGTCTTTGGCCATTTAGCACGCTTGGCTGGGGCAATGAAAATGAGCTAAAAAATGAAAAATGGTTTGAAGGAGACCTTGCTGAGTTTTATCCAAACAACCTTCTCATAACTGGCTTTGATATATTATTTTTCTGGGTTGCTAGGATGATGTTTCAGGGTGAAAATGCCCTTGGTAAGTTGCCATTTGACGACATTTATCTACACGCGCTTGTAAAAGATGAGTTTGGCAGAAAGATGAGCAAAAGCCTTGGCAACGTCATCGATCCGCTTGATAGTATAAATGAGTATAGCGCCGATATCTTGCGCTTTACGCTAACGCTTCTAGCAGTTCAAGGACGCGACATCAAGCTAAGTGACGCCAAGATGAAGCAGGTAAGAAATTTCACTAACAAGCTTTATAATGCGAGCAAATACCTCATGCTAAATGAGAGTAAATTTCCAAATTTAGAGGATATCAAGCTTCAAACAAAGCTTGGAATTTATATGAATAGCCGCTTTAACGAGTGCGTGAGAGAGGTGCGCGAAAACATCGACGCCTACCGCTTTAATGACGCAGCAAACACACTTTATAAATTCCTTTGGGACGAGTTTTGCGACTGGGGTATTGAGCTAAGCAAGGCTGATAAAGCGAGCGTAAAAGAGCTTGGAAGTATATTTAAAGAGGCGATGAAACTACTAAATCCTTTCATGCCGTTTCTTTCAGAGTATCTATTTCAAGAGCTTAGCGGCACACAGCTTGAAAATGCAAAATCAATAATGGTTACGAGCTATCCAGAGATAAAAGAGCGAAATTTAGAGGTTGAAAAGAAATTTGAGCTAGTTATCGAAGCGATCGTGGCTATTCGCCGTGCAAAAGCGACCATCGATCTTGGCAACTCAAAGATCGCAAAAGCCTTTGTTAAATTTAATGAAAAAATCGATCTTGACGAGGTCAAAGAGTATATCAAGCTGCTTGCAAAATGCGAAGAGATCGGCTTTGTAGGTGAGAAAATAGAAAATTCAATAAGAGATGTGAGCGAAAATTTAGAGGCATTTGTCCCACTTGAAGGGCTTGATATGAGCGGTATCATCACAAGGCTCAAGTCTCAAAAGACAAAGCTTGAAAAAGAGATAGCTAAGCTCTCAGGTATGTTAAATAATCAAAATTTCGTGGCAAACGCACCAAAAGAAGTTATAGAGACAAACAAAGAGGCTTTGCAAAGCGCTGAGGCTAAATTTAAAAAAGTATGTGAAGAATTAGAAGCTCTTGGAGAAAAATAG
- a CDS encoding alpha-2-macroglobulin family protein: MHAGLDYSCKLENGSTASFATKEFELTKIEKISDSKYILKFNDEVNIEAIKNIAVKDAKFKAIELSNNSFELNLDKNLSNPVFDFGEKFESKFGATLSGETIVNFADEISEESVNINDNAKSLEIPEIYPVSLDNGILGFRIYLKNWLDDDINLKKFINIKGVKNFSISDVKYSDNYEENSELSEYYYYIDITSDDFKPQNSYEITIKPGFGDDRNVVREESSYEVVAGNFTPFANFINNEPYISSVGEIGIRSANLPELNVSVEKLSDQNFRYFLNFNDNNEELSNFSTKVASKSYKLDGALNEISLNKIKLDFAGAGDGVYKINLNYGKDKSVSKVVYLSDIAVNAKLGKDEIFVFANRLGENTMLPNANVKIYGKKNEEIAVGATNDIGVFKFNKKDIYKDISSVVVSLGKEQNFLILKEDEALNEAKFMSQNASESIDAYVLFASNIIRPNESLKGAIYLRDRDFNPLKNMPIKIKFFDPQGKSSAEISKNTNDVGMVNFEKEILSDLSGRFNMQVIYASKVISNVPFFVESFMPNRIKNEITLERDKFFANELVRANLASNYLFGGAASELDGSMQVSFFDDEYKNSEFKDYKFKNNTLKPSAYPSFENDLTLSKDGKSSQMIDLSFSTKNASSIITGVINFNVNDDGKNVSDTKSFTLYPYKDMVGIAASTTFAEPNEDVKIRTVVVDMSSQKAVKSNLKFDIKRVTWQYQRDANGYIKWFQTLEDVDNFYKDNGEFSYKFTQSGSYVIIATNLVSGASTSLDMDVSGYNYSTLAPTKELSKSQIKLNKNIYKKGDELSADISSAIKEGIALVTLEDGGVKAYKVVKIKNNSANVKFKLDFDFSGLYVSANIYRMTDGGLTPFRTYGKVYAKADKSSRILDLSLDAPNTAKSDENIKISLKTKPKAYVNLFITDVGVLDITSQKPADPLKFFDKILPDGVFDYDIYNMLTNYKVEGKTLSFGGDMAALAMEAKMAKHASPVDSKKIKTYANLVSLQADDNGEISYEFKTPNGFNSAIRVDVVANNENSMNAVNKEILVKDDVIIKPSALVYLLKGDELNTNLRLINTTNEDKNLTIKVASSKNLNIKTKENANLKPLENKAFTFKISALEAGAGEYNITISDKNSSKTAQNLLDVVNPYTISTYTKSSVFDKESMISLPKGFHNVSIDASSSVSSVLLAASKNLVEYPYGCAEQRSSRLLALLNLKPKDELEKNDQKRFIASGMSELIKMQKPDGSFGYWSDLGSTNAFASIYATDVLLDLEEAGYEVGKRVKQSAVNSMAKYVNSDLEALYSLYVSARANMADKSLLNKIYDHKAYNTTALNKYLMAAALKLNGLNDEAKVALKDIKKAQAADYSRDYSSFGSKMRDNAFILYLHAKYFEKNDYSDDLANFLITNLNELSSTQERAFTLRALNAYFGKDVGEKNNKFKLSYNGESKEFDGLLSVSFTAKDGNFTITPLGENKLYASILSYAYVPLEIKHKIEPKELDVYRTFVDEKGKEIDLNSLRVNDVVYSKIVINSKAMVKNGVINEIVSSCFEPINENLSGFNKSLKDSIELEYQSIKDDRVLSFYTLDSDKREAVLYTPYRVRLGGKCSLGAVTTENMYNERQNDYDLAQRSFNVK; the protein is encoded by the coding sequence ATGCATGCTGGTTTGGATTATAGCTGCAAGCTTGAAAATGGAAGCACTGCTAGTTTTGCTACGAAAGAATTTGAACTAACAAAGATAGAAAAAATAAGCGATAGCAAATATATACTTAAATTTAATGATGAAGTAAATATTGAAGCTATCAAAAATATTGCTGTAAAAGATGCGAAATTTAAAGCAATTGAGCTTTCTAACAATAGCTTTGAGCTTAATCTTGATAAAAATTTAAGCAATCCAGTTTTTGATTTTGGTGAAAAATTTGAGAGCAAATTTGGCGCAACGCTTTCAGGTGAAACGATAGTAAATTTTGCCGATGAAATAAGCGAAGAAAGCGTAAATATAAATGATAATGCAAAGAGTCTTGAGATACCAGAAATTTATCCAGTGAGCCTTGATAATGGTATCTTGGGCTTTAGAATTTATCTAAAAAATTGGCTTGATGACGACATTAACTTAAAGAAGTTTATAAACATTAAAGGTGTAAAAAACTTTAGCATTAGTGACGTTAAATATAGTGACAACTATGAAGAAAACTCAGAGCTTAGCGAGTATTATTACTACATTGATATTACAAGTGACGATTTTAAGCCACAAAATAGTTATGAAATCACCATTAAGCCCGGTTTTGGCGATGATAGAAATGTAGTAAGAGAAGAAAGTAGCTACGAAGTAGTAGCTGGCAATTTCACTCCATTTGCAAATTTTATAAATAATGAGCCATATATCTCAAGCGTCGGTGAGATCGGTATCAGAAGTGCAAATTTGCCTGAGTTAAATGTAAGCGTTGAAAAGCTAAGCGATCAAAATTTTAGATATTTTTTAAATTTTAATGACAATAACGAAGAGTTAAGCAACTTCAGCACAAAAGTGGCAAGCAAAAGTTATAAGCTTGATGGCGCATTAAATGAAATTTCGCTAAATAAAATTAAACTTGACTTTGCTGGAGCTGGAGACGGCGTTTATAAGATAAATTTAAACTACGGCAAAGATAAGAGCGTCTCAAAAGTAGTCTATCTAAGTGATATCGCCGTAAATGCAAAGCTTGGCAAGGATGAAATTTTCGTATTTGCAAATCGTCTTGGCGAAAATACAATGCTTCCAAATGCAAATGTAAAAATTTATGGCAAGAAAAACGAAGAGATCGCAGTTGGTGCGACAAATGATATAGGCGTTTTTAAATTCAATAAAAAAGATATTTACAAAGATATCTCCTCAGTGGTTGTCTCTCTTGGAAAAGAGCAAAATTTTCTTATTTTAAAAGAAGACGAAGCGCTAAATGAAGCGAAATTTATGAGCCAAAATGCCAGTGAGAGTATCGATGCGTACGTTCTTTTTGCTTCAAATATCATAAGACCAAATGAGAGTTTAAAGGGTGCAATCTATCTAAGAGATAGAGATTTTAATCCTTTAAAAAATATGCCTATAAAGATAAAATTTTTCGATCCACAAGGCAAAAGTAGTGCTGAAATTTCAAAAAATACAAATGACGTTGGCATGGTAAATTTTGAAAAAGAGATACTAAGCGATCTAAGCGGTAGATTTAATATGCAAGTAATTTACGCAAGCAAGGTGATCTCAAATGTGCCATTTTTTGTTGAGAGTTTTATGCCAAATAGGATAAAAAATGAGATAACGCTTGAGAGAGATAAATTTTTCGCAAATGAGCTTGTTAGAGCCAATCTAGCCAGCAACTATCTCTTTGGTGGCGCTGCTAGCGAGCTTGATGGTAGCATGCAGGTGAGCTTTTTTGATGATGAATATAAAAATAGTGAGTTTAAAGATTATAAATTTAAAAATAATACGCTAAAACCAAGTGCTTATCCATCTTTTGAAAATGATCTCACTCTTTCAAAAGATGGCAAATCAAGCCAAATGATAGATCTTAGCTTTAGCACTAAAAATGCCTCTTCTATCATAACAGGCGTGATAAATTTCAATGTAAATGATGATGGCAAAAACGTAAGCGATACAAAAAGCTTTACTCTCTATCCTTACAAGGATATGGTCGGTATCGCAGCAAGCACGACATTTGCTGAGCCAAACGAAGATGTAAAAATAAGAACGGTTGTGGTAGATATGTCAAGTCAAAAGGCCGTAAAATCAAATTTAAAATTTGATATAAAACGTGTTACTTGGCAATATCAAAGAGATGCAAATGGCTATATAAAGTGGTTTCAAACGCTAGAAGATGTGGATAATTTTTATAAAGACAATGGCGAGTTTAGCTATAAATTTACACAAAGTGGCTCATATGTGATCATCGCTACAAATCTAGTAAGTGGAGCAAGCACAAGCCTTGATATGGACGTAAGTGGCTACAACTACTCGACTTTAGCGCCTACAAAAGAGCTTAGTAAATCTCAAATCAAACTAAATAAAAATATCTACAAAAAAGGCGATGAACTAAGTGCTGATATAAGCTCAGCTATAAAAGAAGGTATCGCCCTTGTTACACTTGAAGATGGTGGCGTGAAAGCTTACAAGGTCGTTAAGATAAAAAACAACTCAGCAAATGTGAAATTTAAACTTGACTTTGATTTTAGTGGACTTTATGTGAGTGCAAATATCTACCGCATGACAGATGGTGGATTAACTCCGTTTAGGACTTACGGTAAGGTATATGCTAAGGCTGATAAGTCATCAAGGATACTTGATCTAAGTCTTGATGCGCCAAATACGGCAAAAAGCGATGAAAACATAAAAATTTCACTAAAAACAAAGCCAAAAGCTTATGTGAATTTATTTATCACAGATGTTGGCGTGCTTGATATAACGTCACAAAAGCCAGCTGATCCACTTAAATTTTTTGACAAAATTTTACCAGATGGCGTTTTTGACTATGACATTTATAATATGCTCACAAACTATAAGGTCGAGGGTAAAACTTTAAGCTTTGGTGGCGATATGGCGGCACTTGCCATGGAGGCAAAAATGGCAAAACATGCTAGCCCAGTCGATAGCAAAAAGATAAAAACATATGCAAATTTAGTAAGCCTTCAAGCTGACGATAATGGTGAAATTTCATACGAGTTTAAAACGCCAAATGGCTTTAACTCTGCCATTAGAGTAGATGTCGTGGCCAATAATGAAAATAGTATGAACGCTGTAAATAAAGAAATTTTAGTAAAAGATGATGTGATTATTAAGCCAAGTGCGTTAGTTTATCTGCTAAAAGGTGATGAGCTAAATACCAACTTAAGGCTTATAAACACAACAAATGAGGATAAAAATTTAACCATAAAAGTGGCTAGCAGTAAAAATTTAAACATCAAAACAAAAGAAAATGCGAATTTAAAGCCGCTTGAAAATAAAGCCTTTACATTTAAAATTTCAGCTCTTGAAGCTGGAGCTGGCGAATACAATATAACAATAAGTGACAAAAACAGCTCAAAAACAGCTCAAAATTTACTTGATGTGGTTAATCCTTATACGATTAGCACCTATACAAAAAGTAGCGTCTTTGACAAAGAGAGCATGATCTCACTTCCAAAAGGCTTTCACAATGTTAGTATAGATGCGTCAAGCTCGGTCTCAAGCGTGCTATTAGCAGCTTCTAAAAATTTAGTCGAGTACCCTTACGGATGTGCGGAGCAAAGGAGCTCAAGACTGCTTGCGCTTTTAAATTTAAAGCCAAAAGATGAGCTTGAAAAAAATGATCAAAAGAGATTTATTGCAAGCGGTATGAGTGAGCTAATTAAGATGCAAAAACCAGATGGTAGCTTTGGCTACTGGAGCGATTTAGGTAGTACAAATGCATTTGCTTCGATCTATGCAACTGATGTACTGCTTGATCTTGAAGAGGCTGGATATGAGGTAGGCAAAAGAGTAAAACAAAGTGCTGTAAATTCAATGGCAAAATATGTAAATAGTGACCTTGAAGCGCTCTACTCTCTATATGTAAGTGCTCGTGCAAATATGGCTGACAAGTCGCTGCTAAATAAAATTTATGACCACAAAGCTTACAATACGACCGCACTTAATAAATATCTAATGGCAGCGGCTCTAAAGCTAAACGGCTTAAATGATGAAGCAAAGGTAGCGCTAAAAGATATTAAAAAAGCTCAAGCGGCTGATTACAGCAGGGATTATTCTAGCTTTGGCTCAAAGATGAGAGACAATGCATTTATCTTGTATCTGCACGCAAAATATTTTGAGAAAAACGACTACTCAGATGATCTTGCAAATTTCTTGATCACAAATTTAAATGAGCTTAGCTCAACGCAAGAGCGCGCTTTTACACTTAGAGCGCTAAATGCCTACTTTGGCAAAGATGTTGGCGAGAAAAATAATAAATTTAAACTTAGCTACAACGGCGAAAGTAAAGAATTTGACGGCCTTTTAAGCGTATCATTTACAGCAAAAGATGGAAATTTTACCATCACTCCACTTGGTGAAAACAAGCTATATGCCTCCATCTTAAGCTACGCTTATGTGCCACTTGAGATTAAGCATAAAATAGAGCCAAAAGAGCTTGATGTTTATAGAACGTTTGTCGATGAAAAAGGAAAAGAGATCGATCTAAACAGCCTAAGAGTAAATGATGTTGTCTATTCAAAAATAGTGATAAATTCTAAAGCTATGGTTAAAAATGGTGTAATAAACGAGATCGTAAGTAGCTGCTTTGAGCCAATAAATGAAAATTTAAGTGGCTTTAATAAGAGTCTTAAAGATAGCATTGAGCTTGAATATCAGAGCATAAAAGATGATCGCGTTTTGAGTTTTTATACATTAGATAGTGATAAGAGAGAGGCTGTGCTTTACACACCTTATCGTGTAAGACTTGGCGGCAAATGCTCACTTGGCGCAGTCACAACTGAAAATATGTATAACGAAAGGCAAAACGACTACGACCTAGCTCAGCGAAGCTTTAACGTCAAATAG